The following are encoded together in the Phocoena sinus isolate mPhoSin1 chromosome 11, mPhoSin1.pri, whole genome shotgun sequence genome:
- the ELOVL5 gene encoding elongation of very long chain fatty acids protein 5, translating into MEHFDASLSTYFQALLGPRDPRVKGWFLLDSYIPTLLCSILYLLIVWLGPKYMKNRPPFSCRGILVVYNLGLTLLSLYMFCELVTGVWEGQYNFFCQGTRSGGEADMKIIRVLWWYYFSKLIEFMDTFFFILRKNNHQVTVLHVYHHASMLNIWWFVMNWVPCGHSYFGATLNSFIHVLMYSYYGLSSVPSMRPYLWWKKYITQGQLVQFVLTIIQTSCGVIWPCAFPLGWLYFQIGYMISLIALFTNFYIQTYNKKGASRRREHQNGSVTAVNGHTSSFSSLENSVKPRKQRKD; encoded by the exons ATGGAACACTTTGATGCATCACTTAGTACCTATTTCCAGGCATTGCTCGGCCCCCGAG atCCCAGAGTAAAAGGATGGTTTCTTCTGGACAGTTATATCCCTACTTTGCTCTGCTCCATCCTATACTTGCTAATTGTGTGGCTGGGACCCAAATACATGAAGAATAGGCCGCCGTTCTCTTGTCGGGGGATTTTAGTGGTGTATAACCTTGGACTCACGCTGCTGTCTCTCTATATGTTCTGTGAG ttagtgACGGGAGTATGGGAAGGCCAGTACAACTTCTTCTGTCAGGGCACACGCAGTGGAGGAGAAGCAGACATGAag ATCATCCGCGTGCTCTGGTGGTACTACTTCTCCAAGCTCATTGAGTTCATGGACACCTTCTTCTTCATCCTGCGCAAGAACAACCACCAGGTCACAGTCCTGCATGTGTACCACCATGCCTCCATGCTCAACATCTGGTGGTTCGTGATGAACTGGGTCCCCTGTGGCCACT CTTATTTTGGTGCCACACTTAACAGCTTCATCCACGTCCTCATGTACTCGTACTACGGTCTGTCGTCCGTCCCTTCCATGAGGCCGTACCTCTGGTGGAAGAAGTACATCACGCAGGGGCAGCTG GTACAGTTTGTGCTGACCATCATCCAGACCAGCTGCGGGGTCATCTGGCCGTGCGCCTTCCCTCTTGGTTGGTTGTATTTCCAGATTGGATACATGATTTCTCTGATTGCCCTCTTCACAAACTTCTATATTCAG ACCTACAACAAGAAGGGGGCCTCCCGGAGGAGAGAACACCAGAACGGCTCCGTGACGGCCGTGAACGGCCACACCAGCAGCTTTTCTTCTCTGGAAAACAGTGTGAAGCCGAGGAAGCAGCGTAAGGACTGA